One Sphingomonas endolithica DNA segment encodes these proteins:
- a CDS encoding DUF3597 domain-containing protein has translation MSVFGAIKDAIFGHKEAPAATTATPAPATATPAPHAAPAAAAPAPAAAAKPAPTREAIEAVLEDRAQARGETLNYKSSIVDLMKALGMDSSLDNRKKLATELGYTGDQNDSATMNVWLHEKTMERLLR, from the coding sequence ATGAGCGTTTTCGGCGCGATCAAGGACGCGATTTTCGGCCACAAGGAGGCGCCCGCCGCCACCACGGCGACGCCGGCGCCTGCGACTGCCACCCCTGCCCCGCATGCCGCGCCAGCCGCCGCTGCCCCGGCGCCTGCCGCCGCGGCAAAGCCCGCGCCGACCCGCGAAGCGATCGAGGCCGTGCTCGAGGATCGCGCGCAGGCACGCGGCGAGACGCTCAACTACAAGAGCTCGATCGTCGACCTGATGAAGGCGCTGGGCATGGATTCCAGCCTCGACAATCGCAAGAAACTGGCCACCGAGCTCGGCTATACCGGCGACCAGAACGACAGCGCGACGATGAACGTCTGGCTGCACGAAAAGACCATGGAGCGCCTGCTACGCTGA